From a region of the Candidatus Limnocylindrales bacterium genome:
- a CDS encoding OmpA family protein, which translates to MRKRRIAILGSLMFFTLCLFNLVNAAETTEVGGSEQSFPDSHLPYWYVPTKFGTTGLYSLFGADTVGHKGFSLGVYGDFTQSALPADPRDLDIFQLRVVGTFGITDRIEIGGMVPYVRIKADSEFGLPEIDESGIGDINLVGKVSLVLDRRGVPGIGVFGRVSFPSGDENKGLGSGTTDFELGGIISKHAGPLTLYGNVSYFFSGEGDTVTANCMVPQSVAAGICTQGIFENAVFYGGGVEVTVARSATSRFSIFGEAKFFHETRSESDSKESPLDNVDDGGEGLVGIRLGFSNGLAITGGWGGKLAGDEPVPEAPVSHIFGGLTYTFAAKPAPPPVPTPTPTPPPPAPTPAPPPVVRNQCPEITTMTASPDKVTGGGSVQIRVEARDPDAGPSPLTYTWSATGGRIEGSGPEVTWIAPSCRELGAPSRTFDITVKVSDGDPACDITRTVTVEVTCEEVLEGTVNFGPGSARLDNIAKAILDNIATSLQQFPDQSIVLRGYSDNVGTEEANRRISQRRAEAVRDYLVRRHGIDPGRITIEAHGSENPVASNETEEGRRQNRRVEIYRVPFK; encoded by the coding sequence ATGAGAAAGAGACGTATAGCTATTCTTGGTTCTCTTATGTTTTTTACCCTCTGTCTTTTTAATCTCGTGAATGCTGCAGAGACAACTGAAGTTGGAGGTTCTGAGCAATCCTTTCCTGATTCCCATCTACCTTACTGGTATGTCCCCACGAAATTTGGAACAACCGGACTCTATTCCCTCTTTGGAGCTGATACCGTAGGCCATAAAGGTTTTTCTCTAGGAGTATATGGGGATTTTACCCAATCAGCTCTACCCGCAGATCCTCGAGATCTGGATATTTTTCAGTTAAGGGTTGTTGGGACTTTTGGGATAACTGACCGAATCGAGATTGGTGGGATGGTTCCTTATGTACGGATCAAAGCAGATTCAGAATTTGGTCTTCCAGAGATCGATGAAAGTGGGATTGGAGATATCAATTTAGTCGGTAAAGTGAGTCTGGTGCTGGATAGGCGAGGCGTACCTGGAATTGGAGTTTTTGGGAGGGTTTCTTTTCCTTCCGGAGATGAAAATAAAGGTCTGGGAAGTGGGACAACGGATTTTGAATTGGGAGGTATTATCAGCAAACATGCTGGCCCTCTGACCCTGTATGGAAATGTGAGTTACTTCTTCTCCGGAGAGGGGGATACCGTTACGGCTAACTGCATGGTTCCTCAAAGTGTTGCGGCAGGGATTTGTACCCAGGGAATTTTTGAAAATGCCGTCTTTTATGGAGGCGGGGTTGAAGTGACGGTAGCCAGAAGTGCCACCAGTCGATTTTCTATCTTTGGAGAAGCCAAGTTCTTCCATGAAACCCGAAGTGAGAGTGATTCGAAGGAAAGTCCTCTGGACAATGTGGATGATGGAGGAGAAGGACTTGTAGGGATTCGTTTGGGTTTCTCCAACGGATTAGCCATTACCGGAGGATGGGGGGGTAAGCTTGCAGGAGATGAACCGGTTCCCGAGGCCCCTGTAAGTCATATTTTTGGTGGTCTTACCTATACCTTTGCAGCGAAACCTGCTCCGCCACCGGTTCCAACGCCAACACCGACCCCACCACCACCGGCTCCGACACCGGCTCCGCCACCTGTCGTACGTAATCAGTGCCCGGAGATCACCACGATGACTGCAAGCCCGGATAAAGTCACCGGAGGTGGAAGTGTTCAAATTCGAGTTGAGGCCCGGGATCCCGATGCAGGACCGTCTCCATTGACCTACACCTGGAGTGCTACGGGAGGTCGAATTGAAGGATCCGGCCCAGAGGTTACCTGGATAGCTCCAAGCTGCCGCGAACTGGGTGCCCCATCTAGAACCTTCGACATTACAGTGAAGGTCAGTGATGGAGATCCGGCCTGCGACATTACACGGACTGTAACAGTTGAAGTAACTTGTGAAGAAGTTCTGGAAGGTACCGTTAATTTCGGACCCGGCAGCGCCCGCTTAGATAATATTGCCAAAGCTATCCTGGACAATATTGCAACTTCACTCCAGCAATTCCCAGATCAGAGTATTGTTCTCAGGGGTTATTCGGACAACGTAGGCACTGAAGAAGCGAATCGGCGTATATCTCAAAGACGGGCCGAAGCGGTGAGAGATTATCTGGTCAGACGCCATGGAATTGATCCAGGCCGTATTACCATAGAAGCCCATGGCTCTGAGAACCCCGTTGCATCCAATGAAACTGAAGAAGGACGACGCCAGAATAGAAGAGTGGAAATCTATAGAGTTCCATTTAAATAA
- a CDS encoding XrtA system polysaccharide deacetylase, translating into MKVLPINALTFDVEDYYQVEAFSRFIHFDTWDQYESRVTANTNKILEILAESRVKATFFVLGWIAERFPQIVKLISTEGHEVACHGYAHKVIYKQTRQEFEEDVSKSIQILEDISGTKVVGYRAPTYSIIRETLWALEVLLKNGIQYDSSIFPIKHDRYGIPDAGRFPYVIDKGRLGSLIEFPPSTLSFWGTNIPIAGGGYLRLYPYFFLRWGLRKINQEGQPVMVYLHPWELDPDQPRINQVGHLTRFRHYVNLDKTEKKLRALMRDFRFAPAKEVLGIP; encoded by the coding sequence ATGAAAGTTCTTCCGATTAATGCATTAACCTTTGATGTTGAGGATTATTATCAAGTTGAAGCTTTCAGCCGCTTTATCCATTTCGATACCTGGGATCAATATGAAAGTCGGGTTACAGCAAATACCAACAAGATCTTAGAAATACTGGCCGAGAGCCGGGTTAAAGCGACTTTTTTTGTTTTGGGCTGGATTGCAGAACGATTTCCCCAAATCGTAAAACTGATCAGTACCGAAGGGCATGAAGTTGCCTGCCATGGATATGCCCATAAAGTTATTTATAAGCAGACCAGACAAGAATTTGAAGAGGATGTATCCAAATCTATTCAAATTTTGGAGGATATCTCGGGTACCAAGGTGGTAGGCTACCGGGCTCCTACTTATTCCATCATCAGAGAAACCCTTTGGGCCCTTGAAGTCCTCCTCAAAAATGGAATCCAGTACGATTCCAGCATCTTTCCCATTAAACATGATCGTTATGGAATTCCCGACGCCGGGCGATTTCCTTATGTAATCGACAAGGGAAGATTGGGAAGCCTCATCGAATTTCCCCCCTCTACCCTCAGTTTTTGGGGTACCAATATACCTATCGCCGGAGGGGGCTACTTGCGTCTTTATCCCTATTTTTTCCTTCGTTGGGGCCTCCGCAAAATAAATCAAGAAGGTCAACCGGTGATGGTATATTTGCACCCCTGGGAGTTAGATCCCGACCAACCCAGGATAAATCAGGTCGGCCATTTGACTCGATTTCGTCATTACGTCAATCTGGATAAGACGGAGAAGAAACTCCGAGCTCTGATGAGGGATTTTCGGTTTGCACCGGCTAAAGAAGTCCTGGGAATCCCGTAA
- a CDS encoding beta-L-arabinofuranosidase domain-containing protein, translating to MQKIKIFHRILGCLGMIVLFFSFSLKTARALEVPLKVKEYAGVDRINDPVTTGIPLPQGVVMKEQTLRIKDGKGKEIPSQFRVLSRWPDGSIKWVLADFQATVKSGKETLYSLQDGGDPSENFPLSHLKVTETKDILTVATGALQLRISKKKFNLFDQVFMDIDGDGKEDPLLLDQLDAGVIITKKDNKTLYLSSSDEAPQVVVEEKGPMRVVIRIDGRHNSHTENGVYKDQLSYLDYTVRIHAYNDKSYLRVFYTLKNPDRFTARNYHEGGPGVFHEFEGLALKVKTNLTGNKSFILGGDKRVQAKLGAGERVTLYQDSSGGPHWGPSKDGSPFWSTSFRGYKIYKNDQEISSGYRSSGWGDLSNATWGLTVSLRHFWQNFPKGIELEDSGSVIVELFPTRWAKPHRFEGGRYKTHELFYYFHSGPADKAQSERILRSFQNPLRALAPNTWYQASMALGYMSVEDEKRFPQYEEAARSVIAYKGPHANMGDIYREREDKDEYGWLNFGDHYRAGWKDVRYWGNNEFDFSYILLLQYLRMKDHDIRFFENGEYMVRHLIDIDQYHTDRDLFWANHGIHKHDASGIMDHSREPQTSHFWIRGLLTYYVLTGDELALESAQEVGQWLKNLETDPIHKPGDLAYADEPRNPGQIVQALMDLYEVTGNKDYLRLARDVIRWKITRKLVPAKVGAYFGGEGETLPWQLGYATEGIGRYALTKRALGEPDQEAENSLIKLLDFLKTPVPDGPFYQDSSRIAFIWSAKDPQKMEPSPNLQTTTDGFAYGYLLTGRKEYWDMARETLKHVFDDGTHYYTTTLATPAKNAGFHLRFGQIYMGLTQLRSPDRQGLPPRH from the coding sequence ATGCAAAAAATTAAAATATTTCATCGAATTCTCGGCTGTCTGGGCATGATAGTTTTGTTCTTTTCCTTTTCCTTAAAAACCGCCCGGGCTTTAGAGGTTCCGTTAAAAGTTAAAGAGTATGCCGGTGTTGATCGTATCAACGATCCGGTGACTACAGGAATTCCGCTCCCCCAGGGAGTGGTTATGAAAGAACAGACTTTAAGAATAAAGGATGGGAAGGGGAAAGAGATCCCTTCCCAGTTCAGGGTTTTGTCTCGATGGCCTGATGGAAGCATCAAGTGGGTTTTGGCAGATTTTCAGGCTACGGTCAAATCGGGTAAAGAAACCCTTTATTCTTTGCAAGATGGGGGCGATCCATCAGAAAATTTTCCCCTTTCCCATTTAAAGGTTACAGAAACTAAAGATATCCTGACGGTGGCTACCGGAGCTTTGCAGTTAAGGATCAGCAAGAAGAAATTTAATCTCTTCGACCAGGTTTTTATGGATATAGATGGGGATGGGAAGGAAGATCCCCTTCTGTTGGATCAACTGGATGCGGGAGTCATTATAACCAAAAAAGACAACAAGACCCTTTACCTTTCTTCTTCAGATGAAGCTCCTCAAGTGGTGGTCGAAGAAAAGGGTCCGATGCGGGTAGTGATTCGAATCGATGGCCGACACAACTCCCATACTGAAAATGGAGTCTACAAAGACCAACTCTCTTATCTGGATTATACGGTTCGAATCCATGCCTATAACGATAAGAGTTATCTCAGAGTATTTTATACCCTCAAGAATCCCGATAGATTTACGGCCAGGAATTATCATGAAGGAGGTCCTGGAGTTTTCCACGAGTTTGAAGGCCTGGCCCTCAAGGTAAAGACAAATCTGACGGGTAATAAGAGCTTTATATTGGGTGGTGATAAGCGGGTACAGGCAAAATTAGGTGCGGGGGAGAGGGTGACCCTTTACCAGGATTCCAGTGGGGGACCCCACTGGGGGCCTTCCAAGGACGGAAGCCCTTTTTGGTCCACTTCCTTCCGGGGGTATAAGATTTACAAGAACGATCAGGAGATAAGCTCCGGGTATCGTTCCTCTGGATGGGGTGATCTCAGCAATGCAACCTGGGGACTTACGGTAAGCCTACGCCACTTCTGGCAGAATTTTCCTAAAGGGATTGAGCTGGAGGACTCTGGTTCTGTAATTGTGGAGCTTTTTCCTACAAGGTGGGCAAAACCCCATCGATTTGAAGGGGGTCGATATAAAACCCACGAGCTCTTCTATTATTTTCATTCCGGTCCTGCGGATAAGGCTCAATCCGAAAGAATCCTCCGATCCTTCCAGAATCCCCTCAGAGCCCTGGCTCCAAATACCTGGTATCAGGCGAGTATGGCTTTGGGTTATATGTCGGTTGAAGATGAGAAGCGTTTCCCTCAATATGAAGAGGCAGCCCGGTCGGTTATAGCGTATAAAGGACCCCATGCCAATATGGGGGATATTTACCGGGAGCGGGAAGATAAGGATGAGTACGGATGGCTCAATTTTGGGGATCACTACCGGGCCGGTTGGAAGGATGTTCGCTACTGGGGAAACAATGAATTTGATTTTTCCTATATCCTGTTACTTCAGTACCTTCGCATGAAAGATCATGATATCCGATTTTTTGAAAACGGAGAATATATGGTTCGCCACCTGATCGATATCGACCAGTATCACACCGATAGAGACCTGTTCTGGGCGAATCATGGAATCCATAAGCATGATGCCAGTGGTATTATGGATCATTCCAGGGAACCACAAACCAGTCATTTTTGGATAAGGGGCCTTCTAACGTATTATGTATTGACCGGGGATGAGCTGGCTCTGGAAAGTGCCCAAGAGGTGGGCCAGTGGCTCAAAAACCTTGAAACAGATCCCATTCATAAACCCGGGGATCTGGCCTATGCCGATGAACCCAGAAACCCTGGACAGATTGTACAGGCTTTGATGGATCTTTATGAGGTAACCGGAAATAAAGACTATTTACGTCTGGCCCGGGATGTTATCCGCTGGAAGATAACCCGAAAGTTGGTACCGGCTAAAGTTGGAGCATATTTCGGAGGAGAGGGGGAAACTCTTCCCTGGCAATTGGGATATGCAACGGAAGGCATAGGTCGTTATGCCTTGACCAAACGGGCTTTAGGAGAACCCGATCAAGAAGCAGAAAATAGTTTAATTAAACTCCTGGACTTTTTAAAAACCCCGGTTCCTGATGGACCTTTTTACCAAGACTCTTCTCGTATCGCTTTCATCTGGAGTGCTAAAGATCCTCAAAAAATGGAGCCGTCCCCCAATCTTCAAACCACGACAGACGGTTTTGCCTATGGTTATCTGTTAACAGGTCGAAAAGAGTACTGGGATATGGCCCGGGAGACTCTCAAGCACGTTTTTGATGACGGAACGCATTATTACACCACAACCCTGGCAACCCCTGCTAAAAATGCCGGATTTCATCTGAGATTTGGGCAGATCTACATGGGACTGACTCAACTGAGAAGTCCGGACCGGCAAGGGCTACCTCCCCGCCATTAA